The Streptomyces sp. NBC_01353 genome contains a region encoding:
- a CDS encoding DUF6221 family protein has translation MHEDLVRFLRARLDEEADLARRCDGDGCGEWSARGHTVDFCQVDLSGFHPTIALHVARHDPARVLREIEAKRRVLTRHALSPAVGDPELPWDNREDCQFDGDPWPCDDLLDLASPYADHPDFPRRA, from the coding sequence ATGCATGAAGATCTGGTGAGGTTCCTCAGGGCGCGGCTGGATGAGGAGGCCGACTTGGCCCGGCGCTGCGATGGTGACGGATGCGGGGAGTGGTCTGCTCGCGGACACACGGTCGACTTCTGTCAGGTGGATCTCTCAGGCTTCCACCCCACGATTGCCCTGCATGTGGCGCGGCACGACCCAGCTCGCGTACTGCGTGAGATCGAGGCCAAGCGACGCGTTCTGACCCGTCATGCCCTGAGTCCGGCAGTGGGCGACCCGGAACTACCGTGGGACAACCGCGAAGACTGCCAGTTCGACGGCGACCCCTGGCCATGCGACGACTTGCTTGACCTCGCCTCGCCCTACGCCGATCACCCTGACTTCCCCCGACGAGCCTGA
- a CDS encoding FAD-dependent oxidoreductase codes for MRLVVVGAGYAGTVAANRLVKKVKAAEITVINPRPDFVERVRLHEQIAGTGAAAIPLTSMLSEGVTTRVGTVDKIGDGQVTLGDGTGLDFDYLFLAVGSTVAPLLGTVPVGTWEGAEEARAALAELPGGRAVTVIGGGLTGIETASEIAFGRPDLRVRIVGQTIAASLSIGAQKRVRTGLNRLNVEVVEDSVAQIDPGAGEGGGDMVHLHSRPPVTSDLTLWAIIGSVPDLAARSGLEVDADGRAVVDEHLRSVTDPRIFVVGDCAAVPGSRAACATALPQGAHAADTLARMIEGRKPTPYSMGYTGQALSLGRRDGLLQVNRGNDTVRRLYFAGRTAAVAKEQVCRYAKFGARTGTYASLRGSK; via the coding sequence ATGAGGCTCGTGGTGGTGGGAGCCGGCTACGCGGGGACGGTCGCGGCGAACCGGCTGGTCAAGAAGGTGAAGGCAGCGGAGATCACGGTGATCAACCCCCGTCCGGACTTCGTCGAGCGGGTGCGGCTGCACGAGCAGATCGCCGGGACCGGAGCCGCGGCGATCCCACTGACGTCGATGCTGAGCGAAGGGGTCACAACGCGGGTGGGCACTGTCGACAAGATCGGCGACGGCCAGGTCACTCTCGGCGACGGGACGGGTCTCGACTTCGACTACCTGTTCCTCGCAGTGGGCAGCACGGTCGCACCGCTGCTGGGCACCGTCCCGGTGGGGACCTGGGAGGGCGCGGAGGAGGCGCGGGCCGCGCTGGCCGAGTTGCCCGGCGGGAGGGCGGTCACCGTGATCGGTGGCGGGCTTACGGGCATCGAGACGGCATCCGAGATCGCCTTCGGCCGACCTGACCTGCGCGTGCGGATCGTGGGACAGACGATCGCCGCGAGCCTGTCGATCGGAGCGCAAAAGCGCGTGCGCACCGGCCTGAACCGCTTGAACGTGGAGGTCGTGGAGGACTCCGTCGCGCAGATCGACCCCGGCGCCGGCGAGGGAGGCGGCGACATGGTGCATCTCCACTCGCGCCCGCCGGTCACCTCCGACCTCACCCTGTGGGCGATCATCGGCAGCGTGCCCGACCTGGCCGCCCGCAGTGGACTTGAGGTGGATGCCGACGGGCGCGCGGTGGTCGACGAGCATCTGCGCAGCGTGACCGACCCGCGGATCTTCGTCGTCGGCGACTGCGCGGCGGTTCCCGGCTCTCGAGCGGCCTGCGCGACGGCCCTGCCCCAGGGCGCACACGCAGCGGATACCCTGGCGCGGATGATCGAAGGCCGGAAGCCCACGCCCTACTCCATGGGGTACACCGGACAGGCGTTGAGCCTGGGCCGGCGCGACGGGCTTCTGCAGGTCAACCGCGGGAACGACACCGTGCGCCGGCTCTACTTCGCCGGGCGCACCGCGGCAGTGGCCAAGGAGCAAGTCTGTCGCTACGCGAAGTTCGGCGCCCGCACCGGCACCTATGCCTCGCTGCGGGGCTCGAAGTGA
- a CDS encoding RNA polymerase sigma-70 factor → MTEQPDPADEFTAHKALLFSIAYEILGSVADAEDVLQDSYLRWQSVNHTSVENARAYLAQIVTRQALGVLRSAVRRREQYVGPWLPEPLATDTAGDAPDGIDHVLTGEAVTTAMLLVLEALTPTQRAVFVLREVFGFDYAEIAAAVGKSEAAVRQLNQRARDSVRARRHTAVATPAEARPVAERFLAAAATGDVQGLMDLLAPDVVFLADGGGVVNAVRRPVVGPDKVARLLLGLLDKGARKGELDVRIGAFNGMHSVVVLIDGKLDQVTSFEIHGGVVTAVYCVRNPEKLTSVKV, encoded by the coding sequence GTGACCGAGCAGCCGGATCCCGCAGACGAGTTCACCGCGCACAAAGCTCTGCTGTTCTCGATCGCCTACGAGATCCTCGGGTCGGTGGCCGACGCCGAAGACGTCCTGCAGGACAGCTACCTGCGGTGGCAGTCGGTGAACCACACCTCGGTGGAGAACGCGCGGGCCTATCTGGCGCAGATCGTCACCCGGCAGGCGCTCGGCGTACTGCGGTCGGCCGTCCGCCGGCGGGAGCAGTACGTGGGGCCGTGGCTGCCCGAGCCGCTGGCGACCGACACTGCAGGCGACGCGCCCGACGGCATTGACCATGTGCTCACGGGCGAGGCCGTGACCACCGCGATGCTGCTGGTTCTGGAGGCCCTGACCCCTACCCAGCGCGCGGTGTTCGTGCTGCGCGAGGTGTTCGGCTTCGACTATGCGGAGATCGCCGCCGCGGTGGGCAAGTCCGAGGCCGCGGTGCGGCAGCTGAACCAGCGCGCCCGCGACAGCGTGCGCGCAAGGCGCCACACCGCAGTCGCCACCCCTGCTGAGGCACGGCCGGTCGCCGAGCGGTTCCTGGCGGCGGCCGCGACCGGTGACGTCCAGGGCCTCATGGACCTGCTTGCACCCGATGTGGTGTTCCTGGCGGACGGCGGCGGGGTCGTGAACGCGGTGCGGCGCCCCGTGGTCGGGCCCGACAAGGTGGCCAGGCTGCTTCTCGGGCTCCTGGACAAGGGCGCCCGCAAGGGCGAACTCGACGTCCGTATTGGCGCCTTCAACGGGATGCACTCCGTCGTGGTGCTCATCGACGGCAAACTCGATCAGGTGACCTCGTTCGAGATCCACGGCGGTGTCGTGACGGCCGTCTACTGCGTCCGCAACCCGGAGAAGCTCACGTCGGTCAAGGTATGA
- a CDS encoding cupin domain-containing protein, giving the protein MVADGESSGPADGGPVPRVLFETAMLDALDPATTGAVWRLAEPGRQVDANVVRIPPERAVEPHIEPDLDVLLLVVAGEGTLVTSEGTCPLSEGSLVWLPHGSTRGLVAGERGMAYLTVHRRRPGMRIQPASASRNLQP; this is encoded by the coding sequence ATGGTGGCAGACGGAGAGTCTTCGGGCCCAGCAGACGGGGGTCCGGTGCCTCGGGTTCTGTTCGAGACCGCAATGCTGGATGCGCTCGATCCGGCTACTACCGGTGCGGTGTGGCGGTTGGCGGAGCCCGGCCGGCAGGTCGATGCCAATGTCGTCCGGATCCCGCCCGAACGGGCCGTCGAGCCCCACATCGAGCCGGACCTGGACGTCCTCCTGCTGGTCGTGGCCGGGGAGGGCACCTTGGTCACCTCCGAGGGAACGTGTCCGCTGAGCGAAGGCAGCCTCGTCTGGCTGCCCCACGGCTCCACCCGCGGTCTTGTCGCGGGCGAGCGGGGTATGGCGTACCTGACCGTTCACCGGCGCCGTCCCGGGATGCGGATCCAGCCCGCCTCCGCAAGCCGGAACCTGCAGCCCTGA
- a CDS encoding VOC family protein gives MPATVEGPDFIALQVKDVPAAAAFFEEHLGMRRAPASPPGAVVFTTSPVPFAVREPLPGVDLDGDARPGLGVALWLRTANAAQLHEQLVTAGVAAVTPVQDSPFGPMFTFAGPEGYRLTVHGLTMNAVSAVDA, from the coding sequence ATGCCTGCCACTGTTGAAGGTCCCGATTTCATCGCTCTGCAGGTGAAGGACGTGCCCGCCGCTGCCGCCTTCTTTGAGGAGCACCTCGGTATGCGTCGGGCTCCTGCCTCGCCGCCCGGCGCGGTCGTGTTCACCACCAGCCCAGTCCCGTTCGCCGTCCGCGAGCCGCTCCCGGGCGTCGACCTGGACGGCGATGCCCGCCCTGGCCTGGGGGTGGCGTTGTGGCTGCGGACCGCGAACGCCGCACAGCTGCACGAGCAGCTCGTGACTGCCGGCGTTGCGGCCGTCACCCCCGTGCAGGACAGCCCGTTCGGACCGATGTTCACCTTCGCAGGCCCCGAGGGCTATCGGCTCACCGTGCACGGGCTGACCATGAACGCTGTGTCCGCAGTCGACGCGTGA
- a CDS encoding IS5 family transposase produces the protein MPERRRYPSDLSDACGELVEPVLTAWRSERRGRGLDIGRPPDHDLRSLPDALLYVNRTGIPWRYLPHDYPHWNTVYAYFARWQAEGVFDLLNSLLRRQVRRQEGREEEPTACVIDSQSIKTSANFPACEQGIDAGKKIVGRKRSIVIDTVGLLLAVVVTAASVQDSIAGQILIERVAAEHPTVRKTLVDGGYRQHLVEHAATLGIDIHIIRRGPTTRGFTVLPRRWTVERAPGWLMNHRRLARDYEAHPHRSEAMIHLAMINLMTRRLAHRGGRPWLGVAAVIRRGPGSWCRGRRGVRPGAGRGWF, from the coding sequence GTGCCGGAACGTCGCCGATACCCCAGTGATCTGTCCGATGCCTGTGGGGAGTTGGTCGAGCCGGTCCTGACCGCGTGGCGGTCCGAGCGCCGCGGCCGCGGTCTGGACATCGGCCGGCCCCCGGATCACGACCTGCGAAGCCTGCCCGACGCGCTCCTCTACGTGAACCGGACCGGGATCCCCTGGCGATATCTCCCGCACGACTACCCGCACTGGAACACGGTGTACGCCTACTTCGCCCGCTGGCAGGCCGAAGGTGTCTTCGACCTGCTCAACAGCCTCCTCCGCCGTCAAGTCCGCAGGCAGGAAGGCCGGGAGGAGGAGCCGACCGCGTGCGTCATCGACTCGCAGAGCATCAAGACCTCCGCCAACTTCCCCGCCTGCGAGCAGGGCATCGACGCGGGCAAGAAGATCGTGGGCCGCAAGCGGAGCATCGTCATCGACACCGTCGGACTCCTCCTGGCGGTCGTGGTCACCGCAGCGAGCGTGCAGGACTCGATCGCCGGCCAGATCCTGATCGAACGGGTCGCCGCCGAGCACCCCACCGTCCGCAAGACCTTGGTCGACGGCGGCTACCGCCAGCACCTCGTCGAGCACGCCGCCACCCTCGGCATCGACATACACATCATCCGTCGCGGCCCCACCACCAGGGGATTTACCGTCCTGCCACGTCGCTGGACCGTCGAGAGAGCGCCGGGATGGCTGATGAACCACCGCCGCCTGGCCCGCGACTACGAAGCGCACCCGCACCGCTCCGAAGCAATGATCCACCTCGCGATGATCAACCTCATGACCCGCAGACTCGCCCACCGGGGAGGCCGACCGTGGCTTGGGGTTGCCGCAGTCATTCGCCGAGGGCCTGGGTCATGGTGTCGAGGTCGGCGAGGAGTGCGGCCAGGCGCCGGGCGGGGATGGTTTTGA
- a CDS encoding PP2C family protein-serine/threonine phosphatase: MGEEIPEDRSEGFGERLLGLLLERARHLPPQLIAPLIAEEVARIGGRDVSILLQDYAQELLVPLPGRKLHVSQPESVMDSPAGRAFLRGEVVEVPQARGVRMYLPLLDGSDTVGVMALTLDAVREDDRRLLRRLSCLVADLLVTKNAYTDQFFQARRREPMSVSAEIQWTLLPPLTMSVPQFDVAGILEPAYRVAGDSFDYALNDTILHAAVIDAMGHGLDAATMATVAIGAYRHARRLFISLAEKYAFMDDAISRQFGPDHFVTAQLMHINITTGEMALVNAGHPAPLLIRDGRVVQQLESATTLPVGFGGEEPRIREHTLQQGDRVLCYTDGIIEERDTGGELFGEERLIRSVNRLGEEPSEGLRADLRRLSQMLKSERGGHTSDDATLFMIEWRGGAADHLAVLD, encoded by the coding sequence ATGGGCGAGGAGATCCCGGAGGACCGGTCGGAGGGTTTCGGCGAGCGGCTGCTCGGCCTGCTGCTGGAGCGGGCGCGGCATCTGCCGCCGCAGCTGATTGCCCCGCTGATCGCAGAGGAGGTGGCCAGGATCGGAGGTCGTGACGTCTCCATCCTGCTCCAGGACTACGCGCAGGAGCTGCTGGTGCCGCTTCCGGGCAGGAAGCTGCACGTCAGCCAGCCCGAATCGGTGATGGACTCACCCGCAGGCCGGGCCTTCTTGCGCGGGGAGGTCGTTGAGGTGCCGCAGGCTCGCGGTGTCCGGATGTACCTGCCGCTGCTGGACGGCAGCGACACGGTGGGGGTGATGGCCCTCACCCTGGACGCCGTTCGTGAGGACGACCGGCGGCTGCTGCGCCGGCTCTCATGCCTGGTGGCCGACCTGCTGGTCACCAAGAACGCCTACACCGACCAGTTCTTCCAGGCTCGGCGCCGGGAGCCGATGAGTGTGTCCGCGGAGATCCAGTGGACCCTGTTGCCGCCCTTGACGATGTCCGTGCCGCAGTTCGACGTGGCCGGCATCCTCGAGCCCGCCTACCGCGTTGCCGGCGACAGCTTCGACTACGCCCTCAACGACACCATCCTGCACGCGGCCGTGATCGACGCGATGGGCCACGGCCTGGACGCCGCCACCATGGCGACCGTGGCCATCGGCGCCTACCGGCACGCACGGCGATTGTTCATCAGCCTGGCCGAGAAGTACGCGTTCATGGACGATGCCATCTCCCGGCAGTTCGGCCCCGACCACTTCGTCACGGCACAGTTGATGCACATCAACATCACCACCGGAGAGATGGCGCTGGTCAACGCAGGCCACCCTGCGCCGCTGCTGATCCGCGACGGCCGGGTCGTGCAGCAGCTGGAAAGCGCGACGACACTGCCCGTCGGCTTCGGCGGCGAGGAGCCCCGAATCAGAGAGCACACACTCCAGCAAGGCGACCGCGTGCTGTGCTACACGGACGGCATCATTGAGGAACGAGACACCGGCGGGGAGCTGTTCGGCGAGGAACGCCTCATCCGCTCCGTCAACCGCCTGGGGGAGGAGCCGTCAGAGGGGTTGCGGGCGGATCTGCGCCGACTCTCCCAGATGCTGAAGAGCGAACGGGGCGGGCACACAAGCGACGACGCCACCCTCTTCATGATCGAGTGGCGCGGCGGCGCCGCCGACCACCTCGCGGTCCTTGACTGA
- a CDS encoding endonuclease/exonuclease/phosphatase family protein, whose protein sequence is MTRNLYLGADLAPVLAAGNPQALVAAVTAVYANVQATNFPERAKALADEIADSDPHLVGLQEAALWRSQTPADPSSPAENIEYDFLKILLDELSARGKHYAAVATVTVGSDFEAPRIMPGGGLQDIRLTDRDVLLKRTDLPARAFSVANAQAARFQRHVEVCIPSGCPEGALRIRVERGWVAADATVRGHTTRVVSTHLEPGSPTVREAQADELLAGPLNTAHPAVLFGDLNSAPGTPTHNRLLGAGFTDAWTATHPRDPGFTCCQDADLRNPTSELTQRIDYVLFRGPISALASQRVGDNQADRTPSGLWPSDHAGVRSVLLLR, encoded by the coding sequence ATGACCCGCAACCTCTATCTGGGTGCCGACCTCGCGCCCGTTCTCGCCGCCGGTAACCCACAAGCGCTCGTCGCTGCGGTGACCGCGGTATATGCAAACGTCCAGGCGACGAACTTCCCCGAGCGCGCCAAGGCTCTGGCCGATGAGATCGCCGACAGCGACCCCCACCTCGTCGGCCTCCAGGAAGCCGCTCTGTGGCGCAGCCAAACCCCCGCCGACCCCTCCAGCCCCGCCGAGAACATCGAGTACGACTTCCTGAAGATCCTTCTCGACGAGCTCTCCGCCCGGGGCAAGCATTACGCGGCCGTGGCCACCGTGACCGTCGGCAGCGACTTCGAGGCACCGCGAATCATGCCCGGCGGCGGTCTGCAGGACATCCGCCTCACCGACCGCGACGTACTCCTGAAGCGCACCGACCTGCCCGCGCGCGCCTTCTCCGTGGCGAACGCGCAGGCGGCCCGGTTCCAGAGGCACGTGGAAGTCTGCATCCCGTCCGGCTGCCCGGAGGGGGCCCTCCGCATCCGGGTCGAGCGCGGCTGGGTCGCAGCCGACGCCACCGTGCGCGGCCACACCACCCGCGTAGTCAGTACCCATCTGGAGCCCGGCTCTCCCACCGTCCGAGAAGCGCAGGCCGACGAACTGCTCGCCGGACCGCTGAACACCGCACACCCCGCCGTGTTGTTCGGCGACCTCAACTCGGCCCCCGGCACCCCGACCCACAACCGCCTCCTGGGCGCCGGCTTCACTGACGCCTGGACCGCCACCCACCCCCGCGATCCCGGCTTCACCTGCTGCCAGGACGCCGACCTGCGCAACCCCACCTCCGAACTCACCCAGCGCATCGACTACGTGCTCTTCCGCGGACCCATCAGCGCACTGGCGAGCCAGCGGGTGGGCGACAACCAGGCCGACCGCACTCCGTCAGGCCTGTGGCCCTCCGACCATGCCGGGGTCAGGAGCGTGCTCCTGCTGCGGTGA
- a CDS encoding nuclear transport factor 2 family protein, whose translation MTEHPDIAVFRKAYSAFTSGDMEALARVFSADVVWHTPGRHPQSGDHVGRDAAFASFGQEFERSGGTYRPVIHDVLANDNHTVALLHVTAAREGKTLDMDYALILHIQDGKIVEGWETWTDQTELDEFWS comes from the coding sequence ATGACCGAGCACCCCGACATCGCTGTGTTCAGGAAGGCGTACTCGGCTTTCACTTCAGGCGACATGGAAGCGCTGGCGCGGGTGTTCTCCGCCGATGTCGTGTGGCACACACCGGGCCGTCATCCCCAGTCCGGAGACCATGTGGGCCGGGATGCCGCATTCGCATCGTTCGGGCAGGAGTTTGAGCGCTCTGGTGGCACCTACCGGCCGGTGATCCACGACGTGCTGGCTAACGACAACCACACGGTCGCACTGCTCCACGTGACGGCAGCGCGCGAGGGCAAGACGCTCGACATGGACTACGCCCTGATCCTCCATATCCAGGACGGAAAGATCGTGGAGGGCTGGGAGACCTGGACAGATCAGACCGAGCTCGACGAGTTCTGGAGCTGA
- a CDS encoding NUDIX hydrolase produces MIRDALDHRVVEAAAADVRRARMEFDGAGQWLTSAGQWTSEPLAAEVWVFDEDLARVLLVQHRWRGLVPPGGRVEPGETPREGARRELFEETGVEVELLPEPAAATVRSYRREWSVTLGLSFVAIVDAATPLVAESGQPAAWTSLDKDWASYFPEDASRVRQHARWMREFSAR; encoded by the coding sequence ATGATTCGTGATGCGCTTGACCACCGGGTGGTAGAGGCCGCAGCAGCCGATGTCCGGCGGGCAAGAATGGAGTTCGATGGCGCTGGTCAGTGGCTAACCTCCGCGGGCCAGTGGACTTCGGAGCCTCTTGCCGCAGAGGTGTGGGTCTTCGACGAGGATCTCGCTCGGGTGCTGCTGGTTCAGCATCGGTGGCGGGGTTTGGTTCCGCCAGGCGGGCGGGTTGAGCCGGGGGAAACACCCCGAGAGGGGGCGCGCCGCGAGCTCTTCGAGGAGACCGGCGTCGAGGTGGAGCTGCTGCCGGAGCCTGCCGCGGCGACAGTGCGCTCCTATCGCCGGGAGTGGTCGGTGACTCTTGGGTTGTCGTTCGTCGCGATCGTGGATGCTGCAACGCCGTTGGTCGCAGAGAGCGGGCAGCCAGCTGCGTGGACGTCCTTGGACAAGGACTGGGCCAGCTACTTCCCCGAGGATGCGTCGCGCGTCCGTCAGCATGCACGGTGGATGCGTGAGTTCTCCGCTCGTTGA